Within Deinococcus actinosclerus, the genomic segment AGGTGCGCGCCGCCACGACGCTGCTGCGCGAGCAGATCCGCGAGGTGCGCCGCTCGATCTTCGCGCTGCGGCCCATCGACCTGGAACGCTACGGGCTGCTGGAGACCGTGCGCCGCTACGTGCTGGATTTCGGCGAGCAGAATGGCCTGCGGGTGCACCTGAACGTGAGCGGGGACGTGCACCTCGCGCCGGGGGACGAGGCGGTCGTGTTCCGGATCCTGCAGGAGAGCCTGAACAACGTCGCCAAGCACGCCCGCGCGCAGGAGGTCAAGGTGACGCTGCACGGCGCGGAACAGGTGACGCTGCGGGTGCAGGACGACGGCGCGGGTTTCGATCCGGAGACCATCACGGGCCGCGTGAGCAGCGCGGGCGGCCTGGGCCTCTTGCAGATGCGCGAGCGGATCGAGGCGCGTGGCGGCCTGTACCGCGTGCTGTCGAGCCCCGGGCACGGCACGCTGGTCGAGGCGGAACTCCCGCAGGGCTGAGCGTCCCGTGACGGCGCGCCGCGCCTGGCAGCGGGCCCGCCCTGCGGTCAGCGGGGCAGCTGGATGAATTCCAGGATGGTGCCGTCCGTGTTGTGCAGGTACGCCAGTCGCGCGCCGACCGGGCCGGGTCCCTCGGTGACGACCGCCACCTGACCCCGGACCTGCCAGCCCCAGGGCGCGCTGTCGCGGATCAGGGCGTCAAGGTCCGCGACGCGGAACGCGAGGTGCCAGGAGCCGATGTCGGCCGGGCTGGGCCGGTACGAGGCGCGGCTTCCTGGGGCGAGCGGCTGGTACAGTTCGACGGTCTGGCCGTGCAGGGCGAGCATCGCGAGGCGGCTGCGCAGGCCGGGCACGCCGGTTTCCTGTTCGGGGAGGGGGCCGCCCACCTCGGTGGTGCCGAGCAGGGTGAAGCCCAGGACCTGCTGCCAGTAGCCGAGTTCATGGGTCAGGTCGCTGACGGCGATGGCGGTGTGGTCGGTTCCGAGGACATGGCCGCTCATGAGCGGGGCAGGACGGCGCGGATCTGCGTTTCCATGCCGGTCAGGACGCTGGGGTGGCGCAGCGCGGCGACCAGGGCGCGGGTGGCGTGGTGTTCGCTGCCGCTCAGGCCGTCCTGGAGGTGCGCGTGGATGGCGGGGTGCAGGTGGCCGCGCGGCCACAGCAGGTCGCGTAGCAGGTCGGCGGCGGGCAGGTCGCGCAGGGGCTGGCCCGCGCGGGTCAGGTGCAGGGTGGCGTGCCCGTGGGCGTCGCAGGTCAGCTGGGCGTGGACGGGGTGCCCGGCGTGGCGGGTGACGTGTTCCAGGGTCTGCCCGAAGGCCTGCACGAGGTTCAGGGCGAGGCTGCGGCCCAGCAGGGTCAGCCGCGCCGGGTCGTGGGTGGTGACGCGCAGGGTCTGCGTGAGCTGCCGGGCGAGGCGGTCGCCTTCGGCCATCAGGGCGGTGTGGGGGTCTGGGGTCATGGGTGGTCTCTGGGTGGGGGAAGGCCCGGGGCTGTCTGGACAGCTGCCGGGGTGGGACGGGGGGATCGGGGGGCGGGCGGCGCGCGGGTGGGTGGGCGAGGGTGGCTGGGCGGGTCGGTGCGGCGCGCGTCCAGACGCGGCCTGGGCGGGGGTCTGGCCCGGCCGGGTGGGGCGCCGGGGGCCGGGGGGCGGCTCAGGAGGGGCGGGCGCGGCGTTCAGCAGATAAAGAGAGGCTTAGTGTAAGCTCATCGGGTATGAACGTCATTGGCAAGGTCACTGTGCTGCCCCAGCTGCCGCCCAGCATCGCGCGGCTGTCGGAACTGGCTTACAACCTCTACTGGTCGTGGACTCCTCACGCTCAGGCGCTGTACGAGGAACTCGACGCCCCAAATTGGGAGCGCTTCCAACATAACCCGGTGCGCCAGCTGCTCGAGGTGCCCCAGGCCCGCCTGGAACAGGCCGCCGCCGACCCCGCGTACCTCGCGCGCTACGCGAAGGTCATGGCCGACTTCGACGCCTACATGGGCAAGAAGGACACCTGGGCCGCGAAGAACGCCGCCGACATGAAGCCGGTTGCGTACTTCAGCATGGAGTACGCCTTCCACGAGTCCCTGCCGATCTACTCCGGCGGCCTGGGCGTGCTCGCGGGCGACCACTGCAAGAGTGCCTCGGACCTCGGCATTCCCTTCACGGCGGTCGGCATGCTGTTCCACCAGGGCTACTTCCGGCAGCTGTTCGACAAGGACGGCTGGCAGAACGAGGCCTACGACGAACTCGACCTGACCACCCTGCCCATCACGCCCGCCCTGACCGAGAAGGGTGAGGAGGCGCGCGTGAAGGTCCGCATCGGCGAGCGCGACGTGCACGTCCGCATCTGGAACCTGAACGTGGGCCGCATCAAGGTGCTGCTGCTCGACACGAACGTCCCCGAGAACAGCGAGGACGACCGTAAACTCACGGCCCGCCTGTACGGCGGCAACCAGGAACTGCGCGTGCAGCAGTACGTCCTGCTGGGCGTGGCGGGTATCCGCGCGCTGCGCGTCCTGAACGTCCCCGGCGACGTGTACCACATGAACGAGGGCCACGCCGCGCTGCTGGGCCTGGAACGCACCCGCGAGTACGTGGCGCGTGGCCTGGACTTCAAGACCGCCCTGGAAACGGTGGCCAGCTCGACGCTGTTCACCACCCACACGCCCGTCGCCGCCGGCAACGACGCCTTCGCGTACGACCTGATGGACCGCTACATCGGCGCGTGGCCCGCGCAGCTCGCCACCAGCCGCGACGAGCTGTACCGGCTCGCCGAGCACGAGCAGATGTGGGACGGCCACCCGGTGCCCACCTTCTCCATGACGGTGTTCGCGCTGAACATGAGCCGCGCGGCGAACGGCGTGTCCGAACTGCACGGCGAGGTCAGCCGCGACATGTGGAAGTTCCTGTACCCCGGCGCCGAGACCGAGGAGGTGCCGATCGGGCACGTCACGAACGGCGCGCACAACCTCACCTTCACCAGCCAGGCCATGCGTGACCTGCTCTCGACCGTCTTGCCCGCCGACTGGACCGAGCGGCTGGAAGACGAGCAGATGTGGACCGCCGTGGA encodes:
- a CDS encoding VOC family protein; this translates as MSGHVLGTDHTAIAVSDLTHELGYWQQVLGFTLLGTTEVGGPLPEQETGVPGLRSRLAMLALHGQTVELYQPLAPGSRASYRPSPADIGSWHLAFRVADLDALIRDSAPWGWQVRGQVAVVTEGPGPVGARLAYLHNTDGTILEFIQLPR
- the glgP gene encoding alpha-glucan family phosphorylase → MNVIGKVTVLPQLPPSIARLSELAYNLYWSWTPHAQALYEELDAPNWERFQHNPVRQLLEVPQARLEQAAADPAYLARYAKVMADFDAYMGKKDTWAAKNAADMKPVAYFSMEYAFHESLPIYSGGLGVLAGDHCKSASDLGIPFTAVGMLFHQGYFRQLFDKDGWQNEAYDELDLTTLPITPALTEKGEEARVKVRIGERDVHVRIWNLNVGRIKVLLLDTNVPENSEDDRKLTARLYGGNQELRVQQYVLLGVAGIRALRVLNVPGDVYHMNEGHAALLGLERTREYVARGLDFKTALETVASSTLFTTHTPVAAGNDAFAYDLMDRYIGAWPAQLATSRDELYRLAEHEQMWDGHPVPTFSMTVFALNMSRAANGVSELHGEVSRDMWKFLYPGAETEEVPIGHVTNGAHNLTFTSQAMRDLLSTVLPADWTERLEDEQMWTAVEKLTDQQLQDVQRDMKRDMITFVRGRMREQMLRNGASAADVAATDTLLDENTLTIGFARRFATYKRATLLFRDKARLSRIVNHPERPVQFVFAGKAHPADNPGKSFIQEIYKISQEPEFRGKIVILENYDMHVARHLVQGVDIWLNNPRRPLEASGTSGMKASFNGSPNLSILDGWWREGFDGTNGWPIGEEREYADLNVQDDADAFSMYHTLETDITPRYYGGLSGQPTWASTVRRAIQTVSPRFSMQRQVIDYVQKYYRPIAGRGASLASGNSTRAREIAAWKGWVRQQWPYTTLTATAQLPATARPGQSVPVTAQVNPAGINLDELRVEAVLNRGGHLTRVPLVSRGGGTYSAEIPLKDSGLYSVGVRMLPVIDGLSNDLEAGLIKWA